A genomic segment from Flavobacterium inviolabile encodes:
- a CDS encoding toxin-antitoxin system YwqK family antitoxin yields MKTKTLFRFFCISLVVIFFSFTDPYLIKRVSDANFRYEFYVTDKKVKPKSEKTYYWFKGGTIHNAQGGTAGELLDDAFTKMYHSNQLAEQGQFEKGLKIGLWKTWYPNGTLETTQYWSSGLKTGNFYRYDDKGVLIEKGYYKSHIKHGEWIDHIKKDTTVYKNGKVFVAPPKLTKEEKAKVKEDEKVAKAAKKAQEKLDKEKKALEKENKKKQKELDKQQKANQPQRVNQPQEQKESFFKRLFKKKEPKENTNGKGA; encoded by the coding sequence TTGAAAACAAAGACTTTATTTCGTTTTTTTTGCATATCCTTAGTAGTAATATTCTTTTCTTTTACAGATCCGTATCTGATAAAGCGCGTTTCCGATGCGAACTTCCGCTATGAATTCTATGTAACGGATAAAAAAGTAAAACCCAAATCGGAAAAAACCTACTATTGGTTTAAAGGCGGAACCATACATAATGCACAAGGCGGTACAGCTGGTGAATTGCTGGATGATGCCTTTACTAAAATGTACCACAGCAACCAACTGGCAGAACAGGGGCAATTTGAAAAAGGACTAAAGATAGGTTTGTGGAAAACCTGGTATCCGAACGGAACATTGGAAACAACTCAATACTGGAGCAGTGGTCTGAAAACGGGAAACTTTTACCGCTATGATGATAAAGGAGTGCTGATTGAAAAAGGATATTATAAAAGCCATATCAAACACGGGGAGTGGATTGACCATATCAAAAAAGATACTACCGTTTATAAAAACGGAAAAGTATTTGTGGCGCCTCCTAAGTTGACTAAAGAAGAAAAAGCAAAAGTAAAAGAAGACGAAAAAGTAGCAAAAGCTGCTAAAAAAGCTCAGGAGAAACTGGACAAAGAGAAAAAAGCCCTTGAGAAAGAAAATAAGAAAAAGCAAAAAGAGCTGGACAAACAACAAAAGGCGAATCAGCCACAAAGAGTGAACCAGCCACAGGAACAAAAAGAAAGTTTCTTTAAAAGGCTGTTTAAGAAAAAAGAACCAAAAGAGAACACGAATGGTAAAGGCGCATAG